The following proteins are encoded in a genomic region of Devosia lucknowensis:
- the ileS gene encoding isoleucine--tRNA ligase → MNDTAQSATEKDYSATLFLPETNFPMRAGLPDREPAWLKRWEDMDIYALQREQAKDRPLFTLHDGPPYANGNIHIGHALNKTLKDLVSRSMQMLGHNAAYIPGWDCHGLPIEWKIEEQYRAKGKDKNEVPVVEFRQECRAFAESWVDIQREEFKRLGVLGEWDNPYLTMSFDAEAQIARELMKVSMTGQLYRGSKPVMWSVVERTALAEAEIEYADYESDTIWVKFPVSRIQTVDGKDTDEVIAHREHLTGASVVIWTTTPWTIPANRAISFSSKIAYGLYEVTEAPAENWAKVGDKLIIADKLAAEVFAKAKVTGNVRLQTVPASVLGGIAAHHPLRGFAGGYNFDVPLLDGEHVTDDAGTGFVHTAPGHGLDDFGIWMESTRLLQDRGIDPAIPYVVGDDGFYTKDAPGFDGARVIDDNGKKGDANNKVIAALAEHGNIIARGRVKHQYPHSWRSKKPVIYRNTPQWFVYMDKDIDGAAGDTLRHRALKAIDATKFYPAAGQTRLRAMIADRPDWVLSRQRAWGVPITVFVHKQTNEILRDETVNHRIAQSFEEEGADAWYKPGAAERYLGSAYKVEDYEMVTDVLDVWFDSGSTHAFVLRNKQKWPHLKFPASMYLEGSDQHRGWFHSSLLESCATNGHAPYDSVLTHGFTMDGEGKKMSKSLGNTVAPQDIIKQYGADILRLWVASSDYSEDLRLGKEIIQTTVDAYRKLRNTLRWLLGNLAHFKADDVVDAKDMPELERLMLHRLAQLDTGVRAAYKEYDYRKVVTLLSNFMNIELSAFYFDIRKDTLYCDPISSVKRRSALTVLDHLFNAITAWLAPILVFTMEECWLERHPGDGESVHLRLFPDIPQDWLDNDLADKWQLVRAVRRVVTGALEIERREKRIGSSLEAAPQVFVADARYIKALEGQDLAEIAITSAISIQQAEGSSEAFRLDDVLGVSVVPALAEGKRCARSWKVLPEVGSDAEYPDVSPRDAQALRERAAAGL, encoded by the coding sequence ATGAACGACACCGCTCAAAGCGCGACCGAAAAAGACTATTCGGCCACGCTCTTCTTGCCGGAAACCAATTTCCCGATGCGCGCCGGTCTGCCGGACCGCGAGCCGGCGTGGCTCAAGCGTTGGGAAGACATGGACATTTATGCGCTGCAGCGCGAGCAGGCCAAGGATCGGCCGCTGTTCACGCTGCACGATGGCCCACCCTACGCCAATGGCAACATCCATATCGGCCACGCGCTCAACAAGACGCTGAAGGACCTCGTTTCGCGGTCCATGCAGATGCTTGGGCACAATGCGGCCTATATCCCCGGCTGGGACTGCCACGGTCTGCCGATCGAATGGAAGATCGAAGAGCAGTACCGCGCCAAGGGCAAGGACAAGAACGAGGTTCCGGTGGTGGAATTCCGCCAGGAATGTCGCGCCTTTGCCGAGAGCTGGGTCGACATCCAGCGCGAGGAATTCAAGCGCCTCGGCGTCCTGGGCGAGTGGGACAATCCGTACCTGACGATGAGCTTTGACGCCGAAGCCCAGATCGCGCGCGAGCTGATGAAGGTCTCGATGACCGGTCAGCTCTATCGCGGGTCAAAGCCCGTGATGTGGTCGGTGGTCGAGCGCACGGCGCTGGCCGAAGCCGAAATCGAATATGCCGATTATGAGAGCGATACGATCTGGGTGAAGTTCCCGGTCTCGCGCATCCAGACGGTAGACGGCAAGGACACCGACGAGGTTATCGCCCATCGCGAGCACCTCACCGGTGCATCGGTCGTGATCTGGACCACGACCCCCTGGACCATCCCGGCCAACCGCGCGATCTCGTTTTCGAGCAAGATCGCCTATGGCCTCTACGAGGTCACCGAGGCACCGGCAGAGAACTGGGCCAAGGTCGGCGACAAGCTGATCATCGCTGACAAGCTGGCGGCCGAGGTCTTCGCCAAGGCCAAGGTGACCGGCAATGTTCGGCTGCAGACCGTTCCGGCTTCTGTTCTCGGAGGCATCGCAGCACACCATCCGCTGCGCGGCTTTGCCGGCGGCTACAACTTCGACGTGCCGCTGCTCGATGGCGAACATGTCACCGACGATGCCGGTACCGGCTTCGTCCACACCGCGCCCGGCCACGGTCTCGATGACTTTGGGATCTGGATGGAGTCCACGCGCCTGTTGCAGGATCGCGGCATCGATCCCGCCATCCCCTATGTCGTCGGCGACGATGGTTTTTACACCAAGGACGCACCGGGTTTTGATGGCGCGCGCGTAATCGACGACAATGGCAAGAAGGGCGACGCTAACAACAAGGTGATCGCCGCGCTGGCCGAGCACGGCAATATCATCGCCCGTGGCCGCGTAAAGCACCAGTATCCGCATTCCTGGCGCTCCAAGAAGCCAGTGATCTACCGCAACACGCCGCAATGGTTTGTCTATATGGACAAGGATATCGACGGCGCGGCGGGTGATACGCTGCGCCATCGCGCGCTCAAGGCGATCGACGCCACGAAATTCTATCCCGCCGCGGGTCAAACCCGCCTGCGCGCCATGATCGCCGACCGGCCGGACTGGGTGCTGTCGCGCCAGCGCGCCTGGGGCGTGCCGATCACCGTCTTCGTGCACAAGCAGACCAACGAGATCCTTCGCGACGAAACGGTCAATCACCGCATCGCCCAGAGCTTCGAGGAAGAAGGCGCGGACGCCTGGTACAAGCCGGGTGCAGCCGAGCGGTATCTCGGTTCGGCGTACAAGGTCGAAGACTACGAGATGGTCACCGACGTCCTCGACGTCTGGTTCGACTCAGGCTCGACCCACGCCTTCGTGCTGCGCAACAAGCAGAAGTGGCCGCATCTGAAATTCCCGGCCTCGATGTATCTCGAAGGCTCGGACCAGCATCGCGGCTGGTTCCATTCGTCGCTGCTCGAATCGTGCGCGACCAATGGCCATGCGCCCTATGACAGCGTTCTCACTCATGGTTTCACCATGGATGGCGAAGGCAAGAAGATGAGCAAATCGCTGGGCAATACCGTTGCCCCGCAGGACATCATCAAGCAGTACGGCGCCGATATCCTGCGCCTGTGGGTGGCCTCGTCCGATTATTCGGAAGACCTGCGCCTGGGCAAGGAAATCATCCAGACCACGGTCGATGCCTATCGCAAGCTCAGGAACACCCTGCGCTGGCTGCTCGGCAATCTCGCGCATTTCAAGGCCGACGACGTCGTCGATGCCAAGGACATGCCCGAGCTGGAAAGGCTGATGTTGCATCGCCTGGCCCAGCTCGATACCGGCGTGCGCGCCGCCTACAAGGAATACGACTACCGCAAGGTCGTGACCCTGTTGTCGAATTTCATGAACATCGAGCTTTCGGCGTTCTATTTCGACATCCGCAAGGACACGCTCTACTGCGATCCGATTTCATCGGTGAAACGGCGTTCGGCGCTCACCGTGCTTGATCACCTGTTCAACGCCATCACGGCCTGGCTCGCGCCCATCCTGGTATTCACCATGGAAGAATGCTGGCTCGAGCGTCACCCGGGCGACGGTGAATCGGTCCACCTGCGCCTCTTCCCCGATATCCCGCAGGACTGGCTGGACAACGACCTCGCCGACAAATGGCAGCTTGTCCGTGCCGTTCGCCGTGTCGTCACCGGTGCCCTCGAAATCGAGCGCCGCGAAAAGCGCATCGGCTCGTCGCTCGAAGCGGCCCCCCAGGTCTTCGTCGCCGACGCCCGCTATATCAAGGCGCTCGAAGGTCAGGACCTGGCCGAGATCGCCATCACCTCGGCCATCTCGATCCAGCAGGCCGAAGGCTCGTCCGAGGCATTCCGTCTCGATGACGTGCTGGGCGTATCTGTCGTGCCGGCACTGGCCGAAGGCAAGCGCTGCGCCCGCTCCTGGAAGGTGCTGCCCGAGGTCGGCTCCGATGCGGAATATCCTGATGTTTCCCCCCGCGATGCGCAGGCCCTGCGCGAACGCGCTGCGGCGGGACTGTAA
- a CDS encoding TIGR01459 family HAD-type hydrolase, whose amino-acid sequence MTSPLPIISGLSDLSGRYDAVLSDVWGVIHNGVSAFPEAVEALREFRKAGGRAVLITNAPRPSAPIVAMLDRLGVPRDAYDATVSSGDATRAMIEKYRGKAIHHVGPPTEDDALYEGLDLKRTGAEDAEVVVVTDLDTDDDTPEMYRERAKLWLSRKLPMICANPDRVVEHGDKIIYCGGALGDLYSAMGGMVHMAGKPYPPIYEQAFALAEKAAGKALDKSRVLAIGDSVRTDATGAAQFGIDILFITGSIHAAELDAFGKPDPQAIADLIAPSRARVAGYLPRLSW is encoded by the coding sequence ATGACCTCGCCCCTGCCCATCATCTCCGGCCTCTCCGATCTGTCGGGACGTTACGATGCGGTGCTGAGCGACGTCTGGGGCGTCATCCACAACGGCGTCTCGGCCTTCCCCGAAGCGGTCGAGGCCCTGCGCGAATTCCGCAAGGCCGGGGGCAGGGCGGTGCTGATCACCAATGCGCCGCGCCCTTCCGCGCCCATCGTGGCCATGCTCGACCGCCTGGGCGTGCCGCGCGACGCCTATGATGCCACCGTTTCCTCTGGCGACGCCACGCGCGCCATGATCGAGAAGTACCGTGGCAAGGCCATTCACCATGTCGGTCCGCCGACCGAGGACGATGCGCTCTACGAAGGGCTCGATCTGAAGCGCACCGGCGCAGAGGACGCCGAGGTCGTTGTGGTGACCGATCTCGATACCGACGACGACACGCCTGAAATGTATCGCGAACGCGCCAAGCTGTGGCTCAGCCGCAAGCTGCCCATGATCTGCGCCAATCCCGACCGCGTGGTCGAGCATGGCGACAAGATCATCTATTGCGGCGGCGCCCTGGGCGATCTCTATTCGGCTATGGGCGGCATGGTCCACATGGCCGGAAAACCCTATCCGCCCATCTACGAGCAGGCGTTCGCGCTGGCCGAAAAGGCCGCCGGCAAGGCGCTCGACAAGTCGCGCGTCCTCGCCATCGGCGACAGCGTCCGCACCGACGCGACCGGCGCCGCACAGTTCGGCATCGACATCCTCTTCATTACTGGCTCCATCCACGCCGCCGAGCTCGATGCCTTCGGCAAGCCCGATCCCCAGGCCATTGCCGATCTGATCGCGCCGAGCCGGGCCCGCGTCGCCGGCTATCTGCCCCGCCTGTCCTGGTAA
- the lspA gene encoding signal peptidase II, which yields MTKISQSLRNPGILASIMAAVIAFGIDRGQKAFHIAAECYAVGQSVCVGVGYFFEPLSLTGWRGGEMITVTPFFDYVLVWNTGISYGLFDSLPVWALGIVMLVAIAALSVWWWRSREFLVRLGLALCLGGALSNALDRLIYGAVADFFHFHWGTWSFYIFNLADVAITLGVILLFVDLLGFSRKAPRKAA from the coding sequence GTGACGAAAATCAGCCAATCCCTCCGCAATCCCGGCATTCTTGCCTCCATCATGGCCGCGGTTATCGCCTTCGGCATCGATCGCGGCCAGAAGGCCTTTCACATCGCTGCCGAATGCTACGCCGTCGGTCAGTCGGTTTGCGTCGGTGTGGGCTACTTCTTCGAACCCCTGTCGCTCACCGGGTGGCGGGGCGGCGAGATGATCACCGTCACGCCGTTTTTCGATTACGTGCTGGTCTGGAATACCGGCATTTCCTACGGCCTGTTCGATTCCCTTCCGGTATGGGCCCTGGGCATTGTCATGCTCGTTGCCATAGCGGCGCTATCGGTGTGGTGGTGGCGGTCTCGGGAATTTCTGGTGCGCCTGGGTTTGGCACTGTGCCTGGGCGGTGCGCTCTCCAATGCCCTCGATCGGCTGATCTACGGGGCGGTGGCGGATTTCTTCCACTTCCATTGGGGCACATGGTCGTTCTACATCTTCAACCTGGCCGATGTGGCCATCACGCTCGGCGTCATCCTGTTGTTCGTCGACCTCCTGGGCTTTTCGCGAAAAGCACCCAGGAAAGCCGCTTAG
- a CDS encoding bifunctional riboflavin kinase/FAD synthetase, whose product MSGFTRLSGLADLPPHLRGAYVAIGNFDGMHRGHQSIVAALRARAEKAGVPTLMLTFEPHPRDVFAPAPFMFRLTQGDAKARLAEALGLDGIIILPFDHAFSQNEAEVFVETMLVDQLGVRGVIIGSDFHFGRQRRGTPAFLRAAGERLGFTVDTLDLMDEGDEVISSSRIRAALSEGAIAAANRLLGYHWFFEGCVVKGDQRGRDLGYPTANTMTPTGFQLAQGVYAVRARLGERLLDGVAAYGKPMFDNQRPPFETHLFDFDEDIYGQTIAVALVGHIRGQEVFSGLDELIAAMDRDSRKARELIAGAKPIGALDRKLGFVG is encoded by the coding sequence ATGTCCGGCTTCACGCGTCTCTCCGGCCTTGCCGATCTGCCGCCGCATCTGCGCGGCGCTTATGTCGCCATCGGCAATTTCGACGGCATGCATCGCGGTCATCAGTCGATTGTCGCGGCTCTGCGCGCCCGCGCGGAAAAGGCGGGTGTGCCCACCCTCATGCTGACATTCGAGCCGCATCCGCGTGACGTCTTCGCGCCGGCTCCCTTCATGTTCCGCCTCACGCAGGGCGATGCCAAGGCGCGCCTGGCCGAGGCCCTCGGGCTCGATGGCATCATTATCCTGCCCTTCGATCACGCCTTTTCGCAGAACGAGGCCGAAGTCTTCGTCGAGACCATGCTGGTCGACCAGCTCGGCGTGCGCGGCGTCATCATCGGCTCGGATTTCCATTTCGGTCGCCAGCGGCGCGGCACGCCGGCTTTCCTGCGGGCTGCGGGCGAGCGGCTTGGCTTTACGGTCGACACCCTGGACCTGATGGATGAAGGCGACGAGGTCATCTCTTCGTCGCGGATCCGCGCCGCCCTATCCGAGGGCGCCATCGCAGCCGCCAACCGCCTGCTCGGCTACCACTGGTTTTTCGAAGGCTGCGTGGTCAAGGGCGACCAGCGTGGCCGCGATCTGGGCTACCCCACTGCCAATACGATGACCCCCACCGGCTTTCAACTGGCCCAGGGCGTCTATGCGGTCAGGGCGCGACTGGGCGAGCGGCTGCTCGATGGCGTCGCCGCCTATGGCAAGCCCATGTTCGACAATCAGCGGCCGCCTTTCGAAACGCACCTCTTCGATTTCGACGAGGACATTTATGGCCAGACCATTGCCGTGGCCCTGGTCGGTCATATCCGGGGACAGGAAGTGTTCTCGGGCCTCGACGAGTTGATTGCCGCCATGGATCGCGACAGCCGCAAGGCGCGCGAACTGATTGCCGGCGCCAAGCCTATCGGCGCGCTGGACCGCAAGTTGGGGTTTGTGGGGTAG
- a CDS encoding EAL domain-containing protein: MQALVYLLIALSSAGLGALAYFGLTFTPANAILVAVVFACACVVLMERMLRQRAENRLERAIEDLSRLLATDAQAGAVLGQRINAIADLNPGQRLETVEADISVLGTVIRQVAEAVAEVEDKVARSNSAQPQSERADARLIAAPPPPPAAVIVPEIEPVIPLEMLRQAIEENRLIHHMQPIVKLPQRRASAYDLMPRLRLEDGELADAPDFMPRRGGKDIVRLIEGTGLVEAVAIARRSRTGGQPAMLHIPLTRASLGDQTAAEQLLVTLDANRAIAGALTFLVPEVDWLSLNTHERAVVEQMVRKGGGFSIANMKSLRVDVADMAAMGVRSLRVDAGHFVDRPEDYTDFHITDIANYLARFEVSLLATGVSSERQIVELLDSDILLVQGDHIAPPGPVRSDLAMESTRTVTAQMRRAE, translated from the coding sequence GTGCAGGCTCTTGTCTACCTATTGATCGCGCTTTCATCCGCCGGCCTGGGGGCCCTGGCCTATTTCGGCCTGACCTTCACGCCGGCCAATGCGATTCTCGTTGCCGTGGTCTTTGCCTGCGCCTGCGTCGTCCTGATGGAGCGCATGCTGCGCCAGCGCGCCGAGAACCGGCTTGAGCGCGCCATCGAGGACCTGTCGCGTCTCCTGGCGACCGATGCCCAGGCCGGCGCCGTGCTCGGCCAGAGAATCAATGCCATTGCCGACCTCAATCCCGGCCAGCGCCTGGAAACCGTCGAGGCCGACATTTCGGTGCTGGGTACGGTCATCCGCCAGGTCGCCGAGGCCGTTGCAGAGGTCGAGGACAAGGTCGCCAGGTCCAACTCTGCGCAACCACAGTCCGAACGTGCCGACGCGCGGTTGATCGCCGCCCCGCCGCCGCCTCCAGCCGCAGTCATCGTGCCGGAAATCGAGCCGGTCATTCCGCTCGAAATGCTGCGCCAGGCGATCGAGGAAAACCGGCTGATCCACCACATGCAGCCGATCGTGAAATTGCCGCAGCGTCGCGCCTCCGCCTACGACCTGATGCCGCGCCTCAGGCTTGAGGACGGCGAACTCGCCGATGCCCCCGATTTCATGCCCCGACGCGGCGGCAAGGACATTGTCCGGCTGATCGAAGGTACCGGTCTCGTCGAGGCCGTCGCCATAGCGCGCCGTTCGCGCACCGGCGGCCAGCCGGCCATGCTTCATATCCCGCTGACCCGCGCTTCACTGGGCGACCAGACCGCCGCCGAACAGCTGCTCGTGACCCTCGATGCCAACCGCGCCATCGCTGGCGCCCTGACATTCCTCGTGCCCGAAGTCGACTGGCTCTCGCTCAATACCCACGAGCGTGCAGTGGTCGAACAGATGGTAAGGAAGGGCGGCGGTTTTTCCATCGCCAACATGAAGTCGCTGCGGGTCGACGTTGCCGACATGGCCGCCATGGGCGTCCGCTCGCTGCGCGTCGATGCGGGACATTTCGTTGATCGTCCCGAGGACTACACCGACTTCCATATCACCGACATCGCCAACTACCTGGCGCGCTTCGAAGTGTCGTTGCTGGCCACGGGTGTCAGCAGCGAACGGCAGATCGTCGAATTGCTCGACAGCGACATTCTGCTCGTGCAGGGCGATCACATCGCGCCGCCCGGTCCGGTGCGCTCCGATCTGGCGATGGAATCGACCCGCACGGTGACAGCGCAGATGCGCCGGGCGGAGTAG
- a CDS encoding methyl-accepting chemotaxis protein encodes MKLSLRLPVMVVGIAMVTGASLGIAAYFTSDSVVTAQAEQRLSAAAENATASLDAYLSEVRQDLSLFANRSDVAAALYSFSGAVHSLKSQGDPATLLQDAYVAQNPHPHGERLLLDTSEKLSVYDQIHRQQHDEFRSLLQTRGYFDIFLFDLQGNNVYSVQKEADFGTSFAEGVGPWADSGLGQVVRAAMAGNPGDVFLTDFAPYGPSDNAPASFIAAPVYDQGLQAGVLAYQMPLGRISEVLSRTKGLGESGDVFLVGQDGLARNDSPRSQGDDALSVSFTGEAITSALAGTASMGTIDHADRSDVAVAMPLSFGGSDWAVVALESADEIFAPSHMLRNTMLITGAVLMALSALGSILIARTITRPVGRLTTVMTEIAGNQLDADVPGLERSDELGAMAEAVEVFRQNGLRIAELRAAEDSMNAERAEQVRMVEALQSDIDRVVGAAIDGDFSLRAETALPDPELKRLAENINELLATVERGIGETGQVLSALARSDLSQRVHGTYKGVFDRLKADTNGVAEQLGQVIVQLRHTSGSLKTATGEILAGANDLSERTTRQAATIEETSAAMEQLRNTVAENATHAEQASAKARTVSSEAEASGAVMTRATEAMDRITQSSAKISNIIGLIDDIAFQTNLLALNASVEAARAGEAGKGFAVVAVEVRRLAQSAAQASSDVKALVEQSAQEVTGGSRLVAEAAERLLAVQAGISANATLLAGMARASREQAASIEEVNVAVRQMDEMTQHNAALVEETNAAIEQTEAQAGELDRVIGTFTLAGSSPAALDVSEQDESGARGLFRGLKRAVGGFGRR; translated from the coding sequence ATGAAACTCTCTCTCCGCCTGCCCGTAATGGTGGTCGGCATCGCCATGGTCACGGGCGCGAGCCTGGGCATCGCGGCCTATTTCACCAGCGATAGCGTCGTGACCGCGCAGGCCGAGCAACGCCTGAGCGCAGCGGCCGAGAACGCCACCGCCTCGCTCGATGCCTATCTTTCCGAGGTGCGCCAGGACCTGTCCCTGTTCGCCAATCGCAGCGACGTGGCGGCGGCGCTCTATTCGTTCTCGGGCGCCGTGCACTCGCTGAAATCGCAGGGCGACCCGGCGACCCTGCTGCAGGATGCCTATGTGGCGCAGAACCCGCACCCGCACGGCGAGCGGCTGCTGCTCGATACGTCCGAGAAACTGTCCGTCTACGACCAGATCCATCGTCAGCAGCATGACGAGTTCCGCAGCCTGCTGCAGACACGCGGCTACTTCGACATCTTCCTGTTCGACCTGCAGGGCAACAACGTTTATTCGGTGCAGAAGGAAGCCGATTTCGGCACCAGCTTTGCCGAAGGCGTCGGCCCGTGGGCCGATAGCGGCCTGGGCCAGGTGGTTCGCGCCGCCATGGCGGGCAATCCGGGCGACGTTTTCCTCACCGACTTTGCGCCTTATGGCCCGAGCGACAACGCGCCGGCCAGCTTCATCGCCGCGCCTGTTTACGATCAGGGCCTGCAGGCAGGCGTGCTGGCCTATCAGATGCCGCTTGGACGCATCAGCGAGGTGCTCAGCCGCACGAAGGGCCTGGGCGAAAGCGGCGACGTGTTTCTTGTTGGCCAGGATGGCCTGGCGCGCAACGACTCGCCCAGGAGCCAGGGCGATGATGCCCTGAGCGTCAGCTTCACGGGCGAGGCTATTACCAGTGCGCTCGCCGGAACGGCGAGCATGGGCACGATCGACCATGCCGACCGCAGCGACGTTGCCGTTGCGATGCCGCTGAGCTTCGGCGGCTCCGATTGGGCCGTGGTCGCGCTCGAGAGTGCCGACGAAATCTTTGCGCCCTCGCACATGCTGCGCAATACGATGCTGATCACCGGAGCCGTGCTGATGGCGCTTTCGGCGCTGGGCAGCATTCTCATCGCGCGGACGATCACGCGCCCGGTGGGTCGCCTGACGACGGTCATGACCGAGATCGCCGGCAACCAGCTCGACGCCGACGTGCCGGGCCTTGAGCGCTCCGATGAACTGGGCGCCATGGCAGAGGCCGTCGAGGTCTTCCGCCAGAATGGCCTCCGGATTGCCGAGTTGCGCGCCGCCGAAGACAGCATGAATGCCGAAAGGGCCGAACAGGTCCGCATGGTCGAGGCCTTGCAGAGCGATATCGACCGGGTCGTCGGCGCGGCCATCGATGGCGATTTCTCGCTTCGTGCCGAGACCGCCCTGCCCGATCCCGAACTGAAGCGTCTGGCGGAAAATATCAACGAGCTGCTGGCGACGGTCGAGCGCGGCATCGGCGAAACCGGTCAGGTGCTCTCGGCGCTTGCCCGTTCCGATCTCTCGCAGCGCGTGCATGGGACTTACAAGGGCGTGTTCGACCGGCTCAAGGCAGATACCAACGGCGTTGCCGAACAGCTGGGCCAGGTCATCGTGCAACTGCGTCACACGTCGGGTTCGCTGAAAACAGCCACGGGCGAAATCCTGGCCGGGGCCAACGACCTGTCCGAGCGCACCACGCGCCAGGCGGCCACGATCGAGGAAACCTCGGCCGCCATGGAGCAGCTGCGCAATACGGTGGCCGAGAACGCCACGCATGCCGAACAGGCCAGCGCCAAGGCCCGAACCGTATCGTCGGAGGCCGAGGCGAGCGGTGCGGTGATGACCCGGGCGACCGAGGCCATGGACCGCATCACCCAGTCTTCGGCCAAGATATCGAACATCATCGGGCTGATCGACGACATCGCTTTCCAGACCAACCTCCTCGCCCTCAACGCGTCCGTGGAAGCGGCCCGGGCCGGCGAGGCGGGCAAGGGATTTGCCGTGGTCGCGGTGGAAGTGCGGCGCCTTGCACAGTCGGCGGCGCAGGCGTCGTCGGACGTCAAGGCACTGGTCGAGCAAAGTGCGCAGGAAGTGACCGGCGGCAGCAGGCTTGTGGCCGAAGCCGCCGAGCGTCTTCTGGCGGTGCAGGCCGGCATCAGCGCCAATGCCACGCTGCTCGCCGGCATGGCGAGGGCCAGCCGCGAACAGGCCGCATCGATCGAAGAGGTCAATGTCGCCGTCCGTCAGATGGATGAAATGACCCAGCACAATGCGGCGCTGGTGGAAGAAACCAATGCCGCCATCGAGCAGACGGAAGCGCAGGCCGGGGAGCTCGACCGCGTGATCGGCACGTTCACGCTTGCCGGTTCAAGCCCGGCGGCCCTCGACGTATCGGAACAGGACGAAAGCGGTGCGCGCGGGTTGTTCCGCGGCCTCAAGCGCGCCGTTGGCGGCTTCGGCCGCCGCTGA